A stretch of Corallococcus macrosporus DNA encodes these proteins:
- a CDS encoding RCC1 domain-containing protein has product MTKPAALALLLLCTAAACTSPTTDAVAPEPMASVTFTVSTDSTGSQSQTRHALAGFSFADVARIRVDVEDAVSHSALFTNFDLVPSPSGWSGTMPSLPRHRSLTFSARAYDGGDVLLFQGSTTQTLAADREAVAITLAPTHDGAPITLPRIPRIQLPGELVFGQPATVTFFVEATAGEALTFTLTAATDGGSFLPSSGTFTLTGTSGAFVARYLPPFGIPSPTDYTHSLTVTNPAGHSISTPFVTRVLPADLSTDSLGTSVRILFAPVIKALAASRLAGTSDVAWAATVSDDQPARTLDYAWSFTPDAPVTPAPDFTTQANPTVLQHYAPSLQGHLSLQVTDAAGARTTATYRLGAQQFPDAPLQTGGPTDVAQLRTGDSHTCALLNDGSVRCFGSGAQGRLGYTGTANVGDDETPASKGPVPLAPGEKAVQLATGLGHTCALLSTGRVRCWGANALGQLGLGHSRAIGDDEPIASVGTVDLGGARALRITAGANHTCALLTSGHVRCWGDNAHGQLGLGHTDPLGDNEPPPTTDVPVGAPVQDVVAGGDHTCALLFSGRPRCWGANAYGQLGYNRDDDVGDTELPSSAGDVDVGGTAVQLALGAQHTCALVTTGAVRCWGANAFGQVGNGNPDYATPLTAVALASGLRAVQVAAGAQHTCALLESGQLQCWGNGARGRLGYANTRSLSAPGTAFIDVGGAPATAITAGGQHTCAVLSSGRALCWGLNTSGQLGQGHVRAMGDDEAPALAGGILLVSP; this is encoded by the coding sequence ATGACGAAGCCCGCCGCCCTCGCGCTCCTCCTGCTGTGCACCGCCGCCGCGTGCACGTCGCCCACGACGGATGCCGTCGCGCCGGAGCCCATGGCCTCCGTCACGTTCACCGTCTCCACGGACAGCACCGGTTCCCAATCCCAGACACGGCACGCGCTGGCGGGCTTCTCCTTCGCGGACGTGGCGCGGATCCGCGTCGACGTGGAGGACGCGGTCAGCCACAGCGCGCTGTTCACGAACTTCGACCTCGTGCCCTCGCCCTCCGGGTGGTCCGGCACCATGCCGTCCCTGCCGCGCCACCGCTCGCTCACGTTCAGCGCGCGGGCCTACGACGGCGGCGACGTGCTCCTCTTCCAGGGCAGCACCACGCAGACGCTCGCCGCGGACCGGGAGGCCGTGGCCATCACGCTCGCGCCCACCCACGACGGCGCGCCCATCACCCTGCCGCGCATCCCCCGCATCCAGCTTCCCGGAGAGCTCGTCTTCGGACAGCCCGCCACCGTCACCTTCTTCGTCGAGGCCACCGCCGGCGAGGCCCTCACCTTCACGCTCACCGCCGCGACCGACGGCGGTTCCTTCCTCCCCTCCAGCGGCACGTTCACGCTCACCGGCACCTCCGGCGCCTTCGTCGCCCGCTACCTGCCCCCTTTCGGCATCCCCAGTCCCACGGACTACACGCACTCGCTCACCGTCACGAACCCGGCGGGTCACTCCATCAGCACCCCGTTCGTGACGCGCGTCCTTCCGGCGGACCTGTCCACGGACTCGCTGGGCACCAGCGTGCGCATCCTCTTCGCGCCCGTCATCAAGGCCCTGGCCGCGTCCCGCCTCGCCGGCACCTCCGACGTCGCGTGGGCCGCCACCGTGTCGGATGATCAGCCCGCCCGCACGCTCGACTACGCGTGGAGCTTCACCCCGGACGCGCCCGTGACGCCCGCGCCGGACTTCACCACGCAGGCCAACCCCACCGTCCTCCAGCACTACGCCCCATCCCTCCAGGGCCACCTCTCCCTCCAGGTCACCGACGCCGCCGGAGCCCGCACCACCGCCACCTACCGCCTGGGCGCGCAGCAGTTCCCCGACGCCCCCTTGCAGACGGGTGGCCCCACGGACGTCGCGCAACTGCGCACCGGCGACAGCCACACCTGCGCGCTCCTCAACGACGGGTCCGTGCGCTGCTTCGGCAGCGGCGCGCAGGGCCGGCTTGGCTACACCGGCACCGCCAACGTCGGCGACGACGAGACGCCCGCGTCCAAGGGCCCCGTGCCCCTCGCCCCGGGGGAGAAGGCCGTGCAACTGGCCACCGGCCTGGGCCACACCTGCGCCCTGCTCTCCACCGGCCGCGTGCGCTGCTGGGGCGCCAATGCGCTGGGACAACTGGGCCTGGGCCACTCGCGCGCCATCGGCGACGACGAGCCCATCGCCAGCGTGGGCACCGTGGACCTGGGCGGCGCCCGCGCGCTGCGCATCACCGCGGGTGCCAACCACACCTGCGCCCTGCTCACCTCCGGTCACGTGCGCTGCTGGGGTGACAACGCGCATGGACAACTGGGCCTGGGCCACACCGACCCGTTGGGCGACAACGAACCTCCACCCACCACCGACGTCCCCGTCGGCGCGCCCGTACAGGACGTGGTCGCGGGCGGTGACCACACCTGCGCCCTGCTCTTCTCCGGCCGTCCGCGCTGCTGGGGTGCCAACGCCTACGGGCAACTCGGTTACAACCGTGACGACGATGTCGGTGACACCGAGTTGCCGTCGTCCGCGGGAGACGTGGACGTGGGCGGCACCGCCGTGCAACTGGCCCTGGGCGCGCAGCACACCTGCGCCCTGGTCACCACGGGCGCGGTGCGCTGCTGGGGCGCCAATGCCTTCGGGCAGGTGGGCAACGGCAACCCGGACTACGCCACGCCCCTCACCGCCGTGGCGCTGGCGTCCGGCCTTCGCGCCGTCCAGGTCGCCGCCGGGGCGCAGCACACCTGCGCCCTGCTCGAGTCCGGCCAGCTCCAGTGCTGGGGCAACGGCGCCCGGGGACGGCTGGGCTACGCCAACACGCGCTCCCTGTCCGCGCCCGGCACCGCCTTCATCGACGTGGGCGGCGCCCCCGCCACGGCCATCACCGCGGGCGGCCAGCACACCTGCGCCGTGCTCTCCAGCGGCCGGGCGCTGTGCTGGGGCCTCAACACGTCCGGACAGCTGGGCCAAGGCCACGTGCGAGCCATGGGCGATGACGAGGCACCCGCGCTCGCCGGGGGCATCCTCCTCGTGTCGCCCTGA
- a CDS encoding RTX toxin, translated as MKSTSPRWFRSRGMLGALLLSLSSPWMAACSSGTEAPGPSAPSEQTQSQVTVSIGAQDLYSAAVKGRVSAQAFSYADVASIRIDVYDVSSGSKVPLFKNFDLFTSAQAWTGKLPFLPKAKALLFEARAASASGTPLFSGSLNATLTLDFQTVTIPLASATNGANISIPRIKKISIPSAFASAQSGNITFFVEANVGEALTYSITSTPATGSGGFSPTTGGITLLNTAGAFVSQYSPPTVSTETTFSHTVTVTNPAGHSISTTFTTKVLPPETSSGVIDTSVAVLFNPVINGLNAQRTGTDVKFTATVADDTPEEALTYAWTFTPSAGTTPDPLPAFTTQTNPTTLQHYTTTLQGDLKMSVTDTNNGTTTLNYKLTPGQFPDEPVAQGPLDGINTIRGGNGHTCAMLNDGSVRCWGQGNYGQLGYANGYNLGDAPSRLPYLEGPVNLLGKATKLATGYNHTCALLSTGDVRCWGQNTFGQLGYNSTQHIGDGEPVIDAGFVNLGGPAIRIAAGGDHTCAVMAGGSVRCWGRGTNGQLGYGSTENVGDNEQPWKAGDVNLGGATATDITAGAAHTCALLSTGKMLCWGRNNQGQLGYGHLQDIGDTETPAGQVAFEPGGPVAQISAGAYSTCALQKSGGIVCWGSNVSGQLGTGPNTGTTSYVPWCPEYGGSAYCYYKTLANQTTVTLGVGLTALQVSAGSEHVCALVSNGSVRCWGSNSYGQLGYSTAVPVNVGLNTPGGAVDLDGATAYQVNASVGQHTCALLSTGKARCWGRGNLGQLGYGNSNNIGDNELPFGDVPLLPPTP; from the coding sequence GTGAAGAGCACGTCTCCCCGTTGGTTCCGGTCGCGCGGCATGCTGGGCGCGCTGCTGCTGTCGTTGTCCTCGCCGTGGATGGCCGCGTGCAGCTCGGGCACCGAGGCGCCAGGCCCCTCCGCGCCGTCCGAGCAGACGCAATCGCAGGTCACCGTCTCCATTGGCGCCCAGGACCTGTACTCCGCGGCGGTGAAGGGCCGCGTGTCCGCGCAGGCCTTCAGCTACGCCGACGTCGCCAGCATCCGCATCGACGTCTACGACGTCTCCTCCGGCTCGAAGGTCCCCCTCTTCAAGAACTTCGACCTCTTCACCTCCGCCCAGGCCTGGACCGGCAAGCTGCCCTTCCTTCCCAAGGCCAAGGCCCTGCTCTTCGAGGCCCGCGCGGCCAGTGCGTCCGGCACCCCGCTCTTCTCCGGGTCGCTCAACGCCACCCTCACCCTCGACTTCCAGACCGTCACCATCCCGCTGGCCTCGGCCACCAACGGCGCCAACATCTCCATCCCCCGCATCAAGAAGATCAGCATCCCTTCCGCCTTCGCCTCCGCGCAGTCGGGCAACATCACCTTCTTCGTCGAAGCGAACGTCGGCGAGGCGCTCACCTACTCCATCACCTCCACGCCCGCGACGGGCAGCGGCGGCTTCTCGCCCACCACCGGTGGCATCACCCTGCTGAACACGGCCGGCGCGTTCGTCTCGCAGTACTCGCCGCCCACCGTCTCCACCGAGACGACCTTCAGCCACACCGTCACGGTGACGAATCCGGCCGGGCACTCCATCAGCACGACGTTCACCACGAAGGTGCTGCCTCCGGAGACCAGCAGCGGCGTCATCGACACGTCCGTCGCCGTGCTCTTCAACCCCGTCATCAATGGCCTGAATGCCCAGCGCACCGGCACGGACGTGAAGTTCACGGCCACCGTCGCGGATGACACGCCCGAGGAGGCGCTGACCTACGCGTGGACCTTCACGCCGTCGGCCGGCACCACGCCGGATCCGCTGCCTGCGTTCACCACCCAGACGAATCCCACCACCCTCCAGCACTACACCACCACGCTTCAGGGCGACCTGAAGATGTCCGTGACCGACACGAACAACGGCACCACCACCCTCAACTACAAGCTCACGCCGGGCCAGTTCCCGGACGAGCCCGTGGCCCAGGGGCCGCTCGACGGCATCAACACCATCCGCGGCGGCAATGGTCACACCTGCGCGATGCTGAATGATGGCTCCGTGCGCTGCTGGGGTCAGGGCAACTACGGGCAGCTCGGCTACGCGAACGGCTACAACCTGGGTGACGCTCCGTCGCGACTGCCGTACCTGGAGGGCCCGGTGAACCTACTGGGCAAGGCCACGAAGCTGGCCACGGGCTACAACCACACCTGCGCCCTGCTGAGCACGGGCGACGTGCGCTGCTGGGGCCAGAACACCTTCGGGCAGTTGGGCTACAACAGCACGCAGCACATCGGTGATGGCGAGCCCGTCATCGACGCGGGCTTCGTGAACCTGGGCGGTCCCGCCATCCGCATCGCCGCGGGCGGCGACCACACCTGCGCGGTGATGGCCGGCGGCAGCGTGCGCTGCTGGGGTCGTGGCACCAACGGCCAGCTGGGCTACGGAAGCACGGAAAACGTCGGCGACAACGAGCAGCCCTGGAAGGCCGGCGACGTGAACCTGGGCGGGGCCACCGCCACTGACATCACCGCGGGCGCGGCGCATACCTGCGCCCTGCTCTCCACCGGCAAGATGCTGTGCTGGGGGCGCAACAACCAGGGGCAGCTGGGTTATGGCCACCTCCAGGACATTGGTGACACCGAGACTCCTGCCGGCCAGGTCGCCTTCGAGCCCGGTGGCCCCGTGGCGCAGATCAGCGCGGGTGCCTATTCCACCTGCGCGCTGCAGAAGTCCGGCGGCATCGTCTGCTGGGGAAGCAACGTCAGCGGGCAACTGGGGACGGGCCCGAACACCGGCACCACGTCCTACGTCCCGTGGTGCCCTGAGTACGGTGGCTCGGCTTACTGCTACTACAAGACCCTCGCGAACCAGACGACCGTGACCCTGGGCGTGGGCCTCACGGCCCTCCAGGTGTCGGCGGGCAGCGAGCATGTCTGCGCCCTGGTCTCCAACGGCAGCGTGCGGTGCTGGGGCAGCAACAGCTACGGCCAGCTCGGCTACAGCACCGCCGTGCCCGTCAACGTGGGTCTGAACACGCCGGGTGGCGCGGTGGACCTGGACGGGGCGACGGCCTACCAGGTCAACGCCTCCGTCGGACAGCACACCTGCGCACTGCTCTCCACGGGCAAGGCGCGCTGCTGGGGCCGGGGCAACCTCGGGCAACTCGGCTATGGCAACAGCAACAATATCGGCGACAACGAGCTGCCCTTCGGCGACGTCCCGCTCCTGCCCCCGACCCCGTAG
- a CDS encoding serine/threonine-protein kinase, whose amino-acid sequence MKTPDTTTEEIPGVPRRPRVLFTVGGTAFEFVRKLEVRATGELLMLARRRYRGGMGGPVVIKRLRNPSGFVERRRLVEEVELTFRLNHPGIAKVYHLKAYRGVPHVVMEYVEGRSLDTVLNLVAMRRKPMSPAFGAWVVSEVAEALHHAHTLRDEWNRPLGIVHRDVSPRNLRLGVHGEVKLTNFTAAFSTLPGREITSRPLVKGDVAYASPEALRREPVDARSDLFSLGLVLLEVLTGTHPLAQEGDVALPPPDLPLVQAQGPTWMPLTEVAARMALVGPAQVEHLARDVPEGLRAVVARALRQAPADRFATGAELAAALREWLREHAPAYGRQAAAEEVEAAAREATGRRNQAELLEGGLHPAELTAEEAAMSAEAATERPPPFLGGDDMTPDLSEEPLPMQQDLVEDLDELAGPDEVVPGDDFEDDDDGHQPV is encoded by the coding sequence ATGAAGACGCCCGATACGACGACGGAGGAGATTCCCGGCGTGCCCCGCCGGCCGCGCGTGCTGTTCACGGTGGGCGGCACGGCCTTCGAGTTCGTGCGCAAGCTGGAGGTGCGCGCCACCGGGGAGCTGCTGATGCTGGCGCGGCGGCGCTACCGGGGCGGGATGGGCGGCCCGGTGGTCATCAAGCGGCTGCGCAACCCGTCCGGTTTCGTGGAGCGCCGGCGGCTGGTGGAGGAGGTGGAGCTGACGTTCCGGCTCAACCACCCGGGCATCGCGAAGGTCTACCACCTGAAGGCGTACCGGGGCGTCCCGCACGTGGTGATGGAGTACGTGGAGGGCCGGTCGCTGGACACGGTGCTGAACCTGGTGGCCATGCGGCGCAAGCCCATGTCTCCGGCCTTCGGCGCGTGGGTGGTGTCGGAGGTGGCGGAGGCGCTGCACCACGCGCACACGCTGCGCGACGAGTGGAACCGGCCGCTGGGCATCGTGCACCGGGACGTGAGCCCCCGGAACCTGCGCCTGGGCGTGCACGGCGAGGTGAAGCTCACCAACTTCACCGCCGCCTTCTCCACGCTGCCGGGGCGGGAAATCACCAGCCGCCCGCTGGTGAAGGGGGACGTGGCGTACGCGTCGCCAGAAGCCCTGCGGCGCGAGCCCGTGGACGCGAGGAGCGACCTGTTCTCGCTGGGGCTGGTGCTGCTGGAGGTGCTGACGGGGACGCACCCGCTGGCGCAGGAGGGGGACGTGGCGCTCCCGCCGCCGGACCTGCCGCTGGTGCAGGCGCAGGGGCCCACGTGGATGCCCCTGACGGAGGTGGCGGCGCGCATGGCGCTGGTGGGGCCCGCGCAGGTGGAGCACCTGGCGCGCGACGTGCCGGAGGGGCTGCGCGCGGTGGTGGCCCGGGCGCTGCGGCAGGCTCCGGCGGATCGCTTCGCCACGGGGGCGGAGCTGGCCGCCGCGCTGCGGGAGTGGCTGCGCGAGCACGCGCCCGCGTACGGACGGCAGGCCGCGGCGGAGGAGGTGGAGGCGGCGGCGAGGGAGGCCACCGGCAGGCGCAACCAGGCGGAGCTGCTGGAGGGCGGGCTGCACCCGGCGGAGCTGACCGCCGAGGAGGCCGCGATGTCAGCCGAGGCCGCGACCGAGCGCCCGCCGCCGTTCCTGGGAGGCGACGACATGACGCCGGACCTGAGCGAGGAACCCCTGCCCATGCAGCAGGACCTGGTGGAGGACCTGGACGAGCTGGCCGGACCGGATGAGGTGGTTCCGGGAGACGACTTCGAGGACGACGACGACGGCCACCAGCCGGTGTGA
- a CDS encoding serine/threonine-protein kinase translates to MSLEGGHPLLLQPQEVVGSFRLLKRLATGGYGTVFLAETGGFHVALKFALQGPQDSEEGSQVDARTLKEVSVLHRMTHPNVVALRGYHRWPHPRTGYLFLVMDYVEGPTLSDWAVEAKPSARQVARLFAELALTLDFIHRAGVRHRDIKGSNIIVRASDERPVLVDFGSSDHACAPAITDGRPPPGTPSYRSPELLRYWLNNPKGMARYVYQPTDDLYSLGLTLFQVLTGDFPYPPDLPAAALLGGIQTIKGRTARSLNPRVPRALNDICERLLRQDVSQRYQMGSDLYTDLSAALERAPASWDRPLFNAPPPHEAVTEESDAYFDGNEEARELRRWARAYERRVPGAPPHSSAPTPPVPSPPGPSAGLAAPMPPPMPWWLARRLAWRRRWEQWLRRLGLRRGG, encoded by the coding sequence ATGAGCCTGGAGGGAGGACATCCGCTGCTGCTCCAGCCGCAGGAGGTGGTGGGCAGCTTCCGGCTGTTGAAGCGCCTGGCCACCGGCGGCTACGGCACCGTGTTCCTGGCGGAGACCGGGGGCTTCCACGTGGCGCTGAAGTTCGCGCTCCAGGGGCCGCAGGACTCCGAGGAGGGCTCGCAGGTGGACGCGCGCACGCTCAAGGAGGTGAGCGTGCTGCACCGCATGACCCACCCGAACGTGGTGGCGCTGCGCGGCTACCACCGCTGGCCGCACCCGCGCACGGGCTACCTCTTCCTGGTCATGGACTACGTGGAGGGTCCCACGCTGTCGGACTGGGCGGTGGAGGCGAAGCCGTCCGCGCGGCAGGTGGCGCGGCTGTTCGCGGAGCTGGCGCTGACGCTGGACTTCATCCACCGCGCGGGCGTGCGCCACCGGGACATCAAGGGCAGCAACATCATCGTGCGCGCGTCGGACGAGCGGCCGGTGCTGGTGGACTTCGGCTCCAGCGACCACGCCTGCGCCCCGGCCATCACCGACGGCCGGCCCCCGCCGGGCACGCCCAGCTACCGCAGCCCGGAGCTCTTGCGCTACTGGCTGAACAACCCCAAGGGCATGGCCCGCTACGTCTACCAGCCCACGGACGACCTCTATTCGCTGGGGCTCACGCTCTTCCAGGTGCTCACCGGGGACTTCCCCTACCCGCCGGACCTGCCGGCCGCGGCGCTGCTGGGGGGAATCCAGACCATCAAGGGGAGGACGGCGCGCTCGCTCAACCCGCGCGTGCCCCGCGCGCTCAATGACATCTGCGAGCGGCTGCTGCGCCAGGACGTCAGCCAGCGCTACCAGATGGGCTCGGACCTCTATACCGACCTGAGCGCCGCGCTGGAGCGAGCCCCGGCCAGTTGGGACCGGCCGCTGTTCAACGCGCCGCCGCCCCACGAGGCCGTCACGGAGGAGTCCGACGCGTACTTCGACGGCAACGAGGAGGCCCGCGAGCTGCGCCGCTGGGCCCGCGCGTACGAGCGGCGCGTGCCGGGCGCTCCGCCGCACTCGAGCGCCCCCACGCCGCCGGTGCCGTCGCCGCCCGGACCGTCCGCGGGGCTGGCCGCGCCCATGCCCCCGCCCATGCCCTGGTGGCTGGCCCGGCGCCTGGCATGGCGCAGGCGCTGGGAGCAGTGGCTGCGGCGTCTGGGATTGCGCCGGGGCGGCTGA
- a CDS encoding helix-turn-helix domain-containing protein has translation MNEELAITVGTAAREARERQGLTQGDVASQVGIAMEVYSRMERGRVLPSSTTLRRLCMVLRIRADTLLGLDGPTPPEEARTLALADREEDPPTLRRLVRALRPLDEEDLKAMGLIIQGALALRER, from the coding sequence ATGAACGAGGAGCTGGCCATCACGGTAGGCACCGCGGCGCGCGAGGCCCGCGAGCGGCAGGGCCTGACCCAGGGCGACGTCGCCAGCCAGGTGGGCATCGCGATGGAGGTCTACAGCCGGATGGAGCGCGGGCGCGTGCTGCCCAGCTCCACCACCCTGCGCAGGCTGTGCATGGTGTTGCGCATCCGCGCGGACACGCTCCTGGGGCTGGACGGGCCCACGCCTCCGGAAGAGGCGCGCACGCTGGCGCTCGCGGACCGGGAGGAGGATCCACCCACCCTGCGCAGGCTGGTGCGCGCGCTCAGGCCCCTGGATGAAGAGGACCTCAAGGCCATGGGGCTCATCATCCAGGGCGCGCTCGCGCTCCGGGAGCGCTAG
- a CDS encoding serine/threonine protein kinase, protein MSATLPRIPPGSLIDGWQVSKPLGDGGFAFVFLGEKNGRHRAIKVAQHRESSGDLKQTHARTLRELTALLMLDHPNIVRPQGYGLAESGNLYLALDYVDGWTLAEWAERKHPTVREILGVFEKLAGALAYMHGRGILHRDLKLSNVLVRKSDGEPVIIDFSCATYTLAEDLTDGGLPPGTDRYRAPEQFKFLREHKDKHRARYAFQVADEIFAVGVMLHELLTDPRPTEFRPRFDLNSPALPPPPPRLTNARVPAELSDLVENILARDPKKRPVDTEALRRELADLRAERSAEYDVPVHPPAEQRHGGPTPAAPVVPSTPQSLKRHVALMERPLRAGRWLAGVVCIVALVMATALWRLSGSAPGGSAGSHDAATPRPPPDIPHSAPPRTTPLAMTPAGPSSVTPPGPAIAAAPKEGSALKTPAPEASLPGRAPRSPKKSVAAVECASLSLVAALAVGCPGAQIRPERFTCPAGAEEAMREQLHWKEGDSFSLQLDDRQAAFANVWFTAGGEVVGVVPKGITDDRQLAVAPVGTRFYGKAYYLSDKMGRVDGPALIVRYDRVKLPGQDEYPICFVVENEAVAFKDGRVKGSSRGAGTVVDRWP, encoded by the coding sequence ATGAGCGCGACGCTGCCCCGCATTCCGCCCGGTTCGTTGATTGACGGCTGGCAGGTCTCCAAGCCACTCGGTGACGGAGGCTTCGCGTTCGTCTTCCTGGGCGAGAAGAACGGCAGGCACCGGGCCATCAAGGTGGCCCAGCACCGGGAGTCCAGCGGCGACCTCAAGCAGACCCATGCCCGGACGCTGCGGGAGTTGACGGCGCTGCTCATGCTGGACCATCCGAACATCGTCCGGCCACAGGGATACGGCCTGGCGGAGAGTGGGAACCTGTACCTCGCGCTCGACTACGTGGACGGCTGGACGCTCGCGGAGTGGGCGGAGCGCAAGCACCCGACCGTTCGCGAAATCCTCGGGGTCTTCGAGAAGCTTGCCGGTGCGCTGGCGTACATGCACGGCCGGGGCATCCTGCATCGGGACCTGAAGCTGTCCAACGTCCTCGTCCGCAAGAGCGACGGCGAGCCCGTCATCATCGACTTCAGCTGCGCGACCTACACCCTCGCCGAAGACCTGACGGACGGGGGATTGCCTCCAGGGACAGACCGCTATCGCGCGCCCGAGCAGTTCAAGTTCCTGCGCGAGCACAAGGACAAGCACCGGGCCCGCTACGCCTTCCAGGTCGCCGACGAAATCTTCGCGGTCGGCGTCATGCTCCATGAGCTGCTGACCGACCCACGCCCGACGGAGTTTCGCCCGCGCTTCGACTTGAACAGTCCTGCCCTCCCACCGCCACCACCCCGCCTGACGAATGCGCGGGTGCCCGCGGAACTGAGCGACCTCGTCGAGAACATCCTGGCCCGGGACCCCAAGAAGCGTCCGGTCGATACCGAGGCGCTGCGCCGCGAGCTGGCGGATCTCCGTGCCGAGCGCTCCGCCGAGTATGACGTGCCGGTCCATCCGCCCGCTGAACAGCGTCACGGAGGGCCAACTCCTGCGGCTCCTGTGGTGCCCTCCACGCCGCAATCCCTCAAGCGGCATGTGGCCCTGATGGAGCGACCGCTTCGCGCGGGAAGGTGGCTCGCAGGCGTCGTTTGTATCGTCGCGCTCGTCATGGCCACGGCCCTCTGGCGCTTGTCCGGGAGCGCCCCCGGCGGGTCTGCCGGGTCGCACGACGCCGCGACTCCACGCCCTCCTCCTGACATCCCCCATTCCGCACCGCCCAGGACAACCCCTCTTGCTATGACGCCCGCTGGCCCTTCGTCCGTGACACCCCCAGGGCCAGCCATCGCCGCTGCCCCGAAGGAAGGATCCGCCTTGAAGACCCCTGCACCCGAAGCCTCACTCCCAGGACGTGCGCCCCGCTCGCCGAAGAAGTCCGTTGCCGCCGTCGAGTGCGCGTCGCTGTCGCTCGTCGCGGCGCTGGCGGTGGGTTGTCCGGGTGCCCAGATCCGGCCAGAGCGCTTCACCTGCCCGGCTGGGGCGGAAGAGGCCATGCGGGAGCAACTTCACTGGAAGGAAGGGGACAGCTTCTCCCTTCAGCTGGATGACCGCCAGGCGGCTTTTGCCAATGTATGGTTCACCGCTGGCGGGGAGGTGGTGGGGGTGGTCCCCAAAGGCATCACCGATGACCGGCAGCTTGCGGTCGCCCCTGTTGGGACACGCTTCTACGGCAAGGCGTACTACCTCTCCGACAAGATGGGGCGTGTGGATGGGCCGGCCCTCATCGTCCGGTACGACCGCGTGAAGCTCCCGGGGCAGGACGAGTACCCCATTTGCTTCGTGGTGGAGAACGAAGCCGTGGCGTTCAAGGACGGCAGGGTGAAGGGATCCAGTCGAGGGGCCGGGACAGTGGTGGACCGCTGGCCCTGA
- a CDS encoding DUF2381 family protein, which yields MPQPFRLALALMLVSGAAAGAEPAPGARVKRERSVTLASTSAEPLPVVHVAQDTLTLLFFASPIQKKTLTFDESRIRVLDAGERSVIVQPVANLGAGERQELGVFFADGRAPTRAAFVLVTDPAEVDARIDVQRPEPPDAACQPTAQAPAPKPEDFVLLGYVDEKGVTTSRRKGTLDSEQGFTLDKLVAFRGAGWILADVMFVNSLDRPAWTPREAMFVGRVGMPLRARLVAKKPGAILPGGYGRLLAIVDVPETKADLVFTLEVRGDEGRRLTTPDVRFPKPAAEDAR from the coding sequence TTGCCCCAACCTTTCAGATTGGCCCTCGCGCTCATGCTCGTCTCGGGAGCTGCCGCGGGGGCTGAGCCGGCACCGGGTGCACGGGTCAAGCGGGAACGCTCCGTCACCCTCGCCAGCACGTCCGCCGAACCGTTGCCTGTCGTCCATGTCGCGCAGGACACCCTGACGCTGCTGTTCTTTGCCTCGCCGATCCAGAAGAAGACGCTGACCTTCGATGAGTCTCGGATCCGCGTCCTGGATGCCGGCGAGCGTTCCGTCATCGTTCAGCCCGTGGCCAATCTCGGTGCGGGCGAGCGGCAGGAGCTCGGGGTATTCTTCGCTGACGGCCGAGCGCCGACACGGGCCGCGTTCGTGCTCGTGACCGACCCGGCCGAAGTGGACGCTCGGATCGACGTGCAGCGCCCTGAGCCGCCGGACGCGGCCTGCCAGCCCACGGCCCAAGCCCCGGCGCCGAAGCCGGAAGACTTCGTGCTCCTTGGCTATGTGGACGAGAAGGGCGTCACGACGTCCCGCCGCAAAGGCACGCTCGATTCGGAGCAGGGGTTTACTTTGGACAAGCTCGTCGCCTTTCGGGGCGCGGGCTGGATTCTGGCGGACGTGATGTTCGTGAACAGCCTTGACCGCCCTGCCTGGACACCCCGGGAAGCGATGTTCGTGGGGCGAGTCGGCATGCCCCTGCGGGCGCGGCTCGTAGCCAAGAAGCCAGGGGCAATCCTTCCGGGTGGGTATGGGCGTTTACTCGCGATCGTGGACGTGCCCGAGACGAAAGCCGACCTCGTCTTCACCCTGGAGGTGCGTGGGGATGAGGGGCGGCGGCTCACGACTCCAGACGTGCGCTTCCCGAAACCCGCCGCGGAGGATGCCCGATGA